A genomic window from Silene latifolia isolate original U9 population chromosome Y, ASM4854445v1, whole genome shotgun sequence includes:
- the LOC141628150 gene encoding uncharacterized protein LOC141628150, producing the protein MNAGFVDNCWVADPKGYSVGSGYTWIQDQHPPVSWYSDVWDRWNILKHAFIAWLISHKALNTREKLHAHGIRASKDCVLCEDGIETHSHVFEECLYSKQIMGQIETWLQLKLYPDRSCSQLQQHVCRMAKLACWYTIWMERNKCRMDLQLTMPRNIVKDLKRLIHARISQMIQQPVTSQDQQWLSRLDILL; encoded by the coding sequence ATGAATGCTGGTTTTGTGGATAACTGCTGGGTAGCTGATCCTAAAGGCTACTCAGTTGGGTCTGGTTATACTTGGATACAGGATCAACACCCACCTGTGTCCTGGTATTCCGATGTCTGGGATAGATGGAATATCCTTAAGCATGCCTTTATAGCTTGGTTAATTTCCCATAAGGCACTCAATACTAGAGAAAAGTTACATGCTCATGGGATACGTGCCTCTAAGGATTGTGTGCTGTGTGAAGATGGCATTGAAACACATTCCCATGTTTTTGAAGAATGCTTATATAGCAAGCAAATTATGGGACAGATTGAGACCTGGCTGCAACTTAAATTGTATCCTGATAGGAGTTGCTCTCAACTGCAGCAACATGTTTGCAGAATGGCAAAGTTGGCCTGCTGGTACACCATCTGGATGGAGAGAAACAAATGTCGAATGGACTTGCAGCTAACAATGCCTAGGAATATTGTGAAAGATTTGAAGAGGCTGATTCATGCTCGAATCAGTCAGATGATCCAACAACCTGTTACTAGCCAAGATCAGCAGTGGCTTTCTAGACTTGATATTTTACTTTAG